ACTGGCGCGACGTTTCTTGCTCGCGCGCGGTGTCGGGATCCGCGCCGGCCGGGGGGTCGAACATGAGGCGAGTCGTGGACACGCTGGCGTTGAAGCCGGCGTTCATCTTCCCCTCGAACAGCCCCGCGCTCAAGCCGGCGTTGAGGCTCATGGCCCGGACGTCCGTCGTGGGGGCTTTACTCGAAATCCGGCTCAGGCCGCTGTTGATCGACAGGCCGGAAGGCAGGATGACGGCGTGGGAGAGCGTGGACGTCAGATTGTTGAAATTCACCGGTCGGCGGTCCAGTGCGTCCTGGCGATCGGTCCGGTCGGCCAGGTTCTGGACGGCCAGCGTGAGCGCGAAACGGTGGGTGAGTGGTTCGATGGGGACGGTAAGGACCGGGGAGAGGAGCAGGGTCTGTGAGACGATGCGTTGCTTGAGGAAGTGGCTCGCGGGGTCGTCGAATACGGGATTGTTGGCGTTGGCCATCCACAGATAACCCGCATGGAGGAACAGCGCCGGCGAAAGCTGCGCCTGGGACGTCAGGTGGAGCTGATTCCGCTGGAGAGTGGCGTTGCGCGTATCGCCGAGGTTATTGCGGCGCGTGGTGATATCGAGTCCCAGCAGCAGACGCCGGTCGAGCAGCCGCGCCTGGGGTTGGAGCCTGAAGACGGCCTGGTCGCTGCGGGTGTAGGGCCTGCCGAGCGACACAAAGCCGGGCTGGACCCGCTCGTAGGAGGCCAGGACCGTGATCTGGTCGAACACCGAGGTATCGGCGAAGGCGGAATGCGTGTAGCGTGTTTCGATGAGGCCGGCGTAGTCGAACCGGCTCCCCACGCGCGGCGTAAAAAAACCGAGCATGCCGGGGGCGCCGTCGTCGGTGGCGCGCGCGGCGCGGGTGTCCTGTGTAAACGCCGAAGCCGTCAGTTCGCCGCTGACGGAGAGCCGACGCTCGAGGAAGTGGAGGCCGAAGGTGGGGGTGAGGCTGACGTTTTCGACCGGCGCGGCGCGAAACGAGGGATCTCCGGAATCCGGGTCGTCGCGGGCGATGAGGCCGATGAGGTGGAAGAAGTGGCGGCTTTCCGCACCCACCCCGACACGGGCGGAGAGCAGGGATCGATTATTGGCCGGCCTCCGTATGGCAGCGCCGATGCCGGTGTCGATGGCGCGCTGGGAGCGGCCGGCGAGGATCGATGCGACCCACCACGCGGGCCGGTAGTCCACGTAGGCGCCGCGGATCGTAGCGCCGTTCAGGCTGAAGCGGGAGAAGACGGGGCTCACATCGCCCACGGTGGCCTGGAGGCGCTCGCCCGAGGCGGAGAGGGCGAATCGGTTCATCGATTGGCGCAGCCGGTCGTCCTCGGTGGAGAGGTGGAAATTCAGTCCGTACGTGATGTCGGTGGCGGAAGCCGTAGCGGCGCCGAATACCGAGCCGCTGTTTCCGGGCCGGCGTCCGTTGATCCCGGTGGCGCTGTACGCTTCGGTGCTCATGCCAACCGATCCGCCGAGTGCCAGAGGCCCCAGGCGGGTGGTAGGTGGCCGCGTCTGCGCACTCGCCTCCAGCCCTGCGCCCGCGACGACGGAGAGGAGTACGAAGGCCAGGACACGTGGTACGATAGCGAGGGACCTGTCGGGGCGCAACTTGCTAAAATGCAATTGGGTGTGACCGGGGCGACGGCAGTCGCCTGTCGGAAAGAAGCTGCGGGTCCTGGGCGGAAAAGCGAGACGAGGCCATCGCGTTCAAACCAGGACAATCAGACCTGGGGAATCATTACGGGCTGACAGCCCATCGGCGCAAGGCGGTACGAACGGTCAGGGCGGTGTGGATCAACCCCCCGTGGCGAATTGGGTACAACCGTGCAAACGACGGGCACGGCACGCCGTAACGTGCTTTTCTGCCGAGGACTTTACGATAAGCGCACGCCTCGCCGTTCCTCTCAGTCTTGTGCGTACGGAAGGCTGCGCCTTTGGCTCAAAGCCGGGAAGACCAACGCTACGTCGTCACACTCACCCGCTATGCGGGAATTCTACGTCTTCGGGCGTGGGTCGGGATGAGGGAAACGTGAAGCGAATGGCCTCGTGCGGTCAACGTCGCCCATAGAGGTGGGTTCCAGGGCCCTGGGGATTAGGAAAGGCCCGGTCGTAGGATCATTGCAGGGCGTGATTGGCGGCCTGCTGGTAGAAGTCCATCGCTTCGGCGTACTGATCGAATGCACGGCATGCTTCGGCGGCCATGAAGTAGACCTGCGAGGGATCGGCGTTGTACCGCGCCGGAGGCTTCCCGTTGTACAGTCCCTGAAGCAACTCGGCCGCGTAGACGAACGACTCGGCCGCCGTACGCTGCTCCCCCTGCTCCCAGAGCGCTCGCGCCGCCAGGTGATGGATCAGCGGCTCATGCTCGGCAATCTTCAACGCTTCTTCGGCATGGGTGAGCGCATCCGCATAACGCTCCTGCAGGATGGAGAGCTGGATCGCCTCGACGCGATAGGCGAGTTCTTCCTCGCGTGACGGGTCGTCGAAGCTGCGGTGACCAAACAGCTGGCCGGCATCGCCGACCTGGCCCCGCTCGGCGCTCCAGCGATAGTCGGAACGGCGTGTCGGGGATGTGTGGACGATCTGCTGCATGGGGTTGACCTGATGGGATCTTTAAAGTATTCGATAGTCACTACCTTCAGCCGGATCTATTCGGCGATTACGGTCACTAATTAAGAGCAGGGCGCACCTTTAATTGTCACAATTGTGTGCAGATTGGATGGCAATGATCTGGTAAATTCCCCCCCATCTTCTACGTCTATGGCCTGGGGAGCGTAGGGTTTTCCTGGCGCGGACCTTGTAGCCTTTTCTCCGTGCCCATGGAGACCTTTACGCCCCTCTCGATTCGTTCATGCTGTTGTTGTACCTTGCGCTGGACCCGCCCCGGCCAACTCTCAGGCAAGGACGTTCAACGCGTTAAACCTTGCACCTTACACATTAAACCCCTTTTTCGTCCGTGACCTTCGACTCCCTGCGCGCGTATTGCCTCGCCAAAAACGAGGTGACGGAAGAAACGCCTTTCGGGCCGGATGTGCTTGTGTTCAAGGTGGCCGGCAAGCTGTTCGCCCTGACAGGCATCGATAATCACCCGACAACCGTCAACCTCAAATGTGACCCTGAACGCGCCATCGATCTGCGCGAGCGCTACGAAGCCGTGCGCCCCGGGTATCACATGAACAAAACACACTGGAATACGGTGGTGCTCGATGGCAGCATCGCCGATTCCGAGTTGCGCGAACTCATCGATCACTCCTACATCCTCATCGTCCAGTCGCTCAACAAAGCGGATCGCGAACGCCTCCTGTCCTGACCCCGTGTCTTGTTATGTTCGATCCGGCCACGATTTTGCATCTCGACAACCACCTGCTCGTGGTGCGCAAACCTGCCGGCGTGCTCTCCCAGGGAGACG
The DNA window shown above is from Rhodothermales bacterium and carries:
- a CDS encoding MmcQ/YjbR family DNA-binding protein, producing MTFDSLRAYCLAKNEVTEETPFGPDVLVFKVAGKLFALTGIDNHPTTVNLKCDPERAIDLRERYEAVRPGYHMNKTHWNTVVLDGSIADSELRELIDHSYILIVQSLNKADRERLLS